From Orcinus orca chromosome 3, mOrcOrc1.1, whole genome shotgun sequence, a single genomic window includes:
- the LOC101289302 gene encoding LOW QUALITY PROTEIN: high mobility group protein B3-like (The sequence of the model RefSeq protein was modified relative to this genomic sequence to represent the inferred CDS: deleted 1 base in 1 codon), giving the protein MAKGDPKKPKGKMSAYAFFVKTCREEHKKKNPEVPVNFAEFSKKCSERWKTTSGKEKSKFDEMAKADKVHYDREMKDYGPAKGGKKKKDPNAPKRPPSGFFLFCSEFRRPKIKSTNPGISTGDVAKKLGEMWNNLSDSEKQPYINKAAKLKEKYEKDAADCKSKGKFDGAKGPAKVARKKVEEEDEEDEDEEEEEEEDE; this is encoded by the exons ATGGCTAAAGGTGATCCCAAGAAACCAAAGGGCAAGATGTCTGCTTATGCTTTCTTTGTGAAGACGTGCAGAGAGGAACATAAGAAGAAAAACCCCGAAGTCCCTGTCAATTTTGCAGAATTTTCCAAGAAATGCTCTGAGAGGTGGAAGACAACGTCTGGGAAAGAGAAGTCTAAATTTGATGAAATGGCAAAGGCAGATAAAGTGCACTATGATCGGGAAATGAAGGATTACGGACCAGCTAAGGGAGGCAAGAAGAAGAAGGACCCAAATGCCCCCAAGAGGCCACCGTCTGGATTTTTCCTGTTCTGTTCTGAATTCCGC CGCCCCAAGATCAAATCTACAAACCCTGGCATCTCTACTGGAGATGTGGCAAAGAAGCTGGGCGAGATGTGGAATAACTTAAGTGACAGCGAGAAGCAGCCATACATCAACAAGGCAGCAAAGTTGAAGGAGAAATACGAGAAGGATGCCGCAGACTGTAAGTCTAAAGGGAAGTTTGATGGTGCCAAGGGTCCTGCTAAAGTTGCCCGGAAAAAGGTGgaagaagaagatgaagaagacGAGGacgaagaagaggaggaggaagaggatgaataa